Proteins from a single region of Bradyrhizobium diazoefficiens:
- the ruvB gene encoding Holliday junction branch migration DNA helicase RuvB has product MVSPERRSDDVGDTALRPQSLSDFVGQQQARKNLSIFIEAARKRGEALDHVLFVGPPGLGKTTLAQIVAKELGVGFRATSGPVIAKAGDLAALLTNLEERDVLFIDEIHRLSPAVEEVLYPAMEDFQLDLIIGEGPAARSVKIELSKFTLVGATTRAGLLTNPLRDRFGIPIRLNFYTIEELESIVSRGARVLNVGMSADGANEIARRARGTPRIAGRLLRRVRDFASAADADKIDRKIADHALSALEVDAAGLDAMDRRYLTTIAQNYGGGPVGVETMAAALSEPRDAIEDIIEPYLIQCGYLQRTPRGRLLTSHAFRHLGIAEPSRDAAAQFGLFGTGENDE; this is encoded by the coding sequence ATGGTCTCGCCCGAGCGCCGCAGCGACGATGTCGGCGACACCGCGCTGCGTCCGCAATCGCTGTCCGATTTCGTCGGCCAGCAGCAGGCGCGCAAGAATCTCTCGATCTTCATCGAGGCGGCGCGCAAGCGCGGCGAGGCGCTGGATCACGTGCTGTTCGTAGGTCCACCGGGCCTCGGCAAGACCACGCTGGCGCAGATCGTCGCCAAAGAGCTCGGCGTCGGCTTTCGTGCCACATCGGGTCCGGTGATTGCCAAGGCCGGCGATCTCGCCGCGCTGCTCACCAATCTCGAAGAGCGCGACGTGCTCTTCATCGACGAGATCCATCGCCTCAGCCCCGCGGTCGAAGAAGTGCTCTATCCCGCGATGGAGGACTTTCAGCTCGACCTCATCATCGGTGAGGGCCCGGCGGCGCGGTCAGTCAAGATCGAGCTGTCGAAGTTCACTCTCGTCGGCGCCACCACGCGCGCCGGCCTGCTCACCAATCCCTTGCGCGACCGCTTCGGCATTCCGATCCGGCTCAATTTCTACACGATCGAGGAGCTCGAGAGCATCGTCAGCCGCGGCGCGCGCGTGCTCAATGTCGGCATGAGCGCCGATGGGGCCAACGAGATCGCGCGCCGGGCGCGCGGCACGCCGCGCATCGCCGGCCGCCTGTTGCGTCGCGTGCGCGATTTTGCCTCCGCCGCCGATGCCGACAAGATCGACCGCAAGATCGCCGACCACGCGCTGAGCGCGCTCGAGGTTGACGCCGCCGGTCTCGACGCCATGGACCGTCGCTACCTCACCACCATCGCGCAAAACTATGGTGGCGGCCCGGTCGGCGTGGAGACAATGGCGGCCGCGCTGTCCGAGCCGCGCGATGCGATCGAGGACATCATCGAGCCCTATCTCATCCAGTGCGGCTATCTCCAGCGCACCCCGCGCGGCCGCCTGCTCACCTCGCACGCCTTTCGCCATCTCGGCATCGCCGAGCCCTCGCGCGACGCGGCGGCCCAATTCGGCTTGTTCGGTACCGGCGAAAACGACGAGTGA
- a CDS encoding metallophosphoesterase — translation MISRRHLIRSVGGLSALGISTAAYGVGVEPELRPRITRYHPTPRQWPADFPLKIAVIADIHACDPWMSLQRIEAIVDQTNALKPDVIVLLGDYVAGHHYVTRFIPADEWARVLTGLKAPLGIHAVMGNHDYWDDKIVQRAGQGTTVAQRALNVAGIPVYENDAVRLTKDGRSFWLAGLGDQLAYILAPRYGHPRSSGADDLTATLAKITDEAPVILLAHEPNIAWRVPARVALQLSGHTHGGQIRLFGWSPALPQQHAEQLAYGHFRLKCDVIVSGGLGCSIVPVRVGMPPEIVEVTLGRTASVVS, via the coding sequence ATGATTTCTCGGCGTCACCTCATCCGTTCTGTCGGCGGTCTTTCCGCGCTCGGCATCTCGACGGCCGCCTATGGCGTCGGCGTCGAGCCGGAGCTGCGGCCGCGCATCACGCGCTATCATCCGACCCCGCGGCAATGGCCGGCGGACTTTCCGCTGAAGATCGCGGTCATCGCCGACATTCACGCCTGCGATCCCTGGATGTCGCTGCAGCGGATCGAGGCCATCGTCGACCAGACCAATGCGCTCAAGCCCGACGTCATCGTGCTGCTCGGCGATTATGTTGCCGGCCACCATTATGTCACGCGGTTCATTCCGGCCGATGAGTGGGCGAGGGTGCTGACCGGGCTCAAAGCGCCGCTCGGCATCCATGCCGTCATGGGCAATCACGATTACTGGGACGACAAGATCGTGCAGCGGGCGGGGCAGGGCACGACGGTTGCCCAGCGCGCGCTGAATGTCGCCGGCATTCCGGTTTACGAGAACGACGCCGTGCGCCTCACCAAGGACGGCCGCTCGTTCTGGCTTGCTGGTCTTGGCGATCAGCTCGCCTACATCCTGGCGCCGCGCTACGGCCACCCGCGGAGCTCTGGTGCCGACGACCTCACCGCAACGCTCGCCAAGATCACCGACGAGGCGCCCGTGATCCTGCTCGCGCATGAGCCCAATATCGCCTGGCGCGTGCCCGCGCGCGTCGCGCTGCAGTTGTCTGGCCATACCCATGGCGGCCAGATTCGCCTGTTTGGCTGGTCGCCGGCGCTGCCGCAGCAACACGCCGAACAACTCGCCTATGGTCACTTTCGGCTGAAATGCGACGTTATCGTCTCCGGCGGTCTCGGCTGCAGCATCGTGCCGGTCCGCGTCGGCATGCCGCCGGAGATCGTCGAGGTGACGCTGGGGCGAACGGCATCGGTTGTGTCCTAG